In the genome of Amaranthus tricolor cultivar Red isolate AtriRed21 chromosome 15, ASM2621246v1, whole genome shotgun sequence, one region contains:
- the LOC130801455 gene encoding uncharacterized protein LOC130801455, with protein sequence MGLLWWKNKTPEPKPEEKSKPGESPEGMNGAMEVKRPPPTDVTVFEFGSVGASADKVTLAGYCPVSDELEPCRWEIISTNDSTAPQFRVIF encoded by the coding sequence atgGGTTTATTATGGTGGAAGAACAAGACGCCTGAGCCAAAACCGGAAGAAAAATCCAAACCCGGAGAATCACCGGAAGGTATGAATGGAGCTATGGAGGTTAAACGTCCTCCTCCGACGGATGTTACAGTTTTCGAGTTCGGGTCGGTGGGAGCTTCAGCAGATAAGGTCACACTTGCTGGGTATTGCCCCGTTTCCGATGAACTGGAGCCTTGTCGTTGGGAAATTATCTCCACTAATGATTCTACTGCTCCTCAATTCCGggttattttctaa
- the LOC130801454 gene encoding phosphoacetylglucosamine mutase isoform X1 yields MNEHQRSLLLESSSHFLPPKGVKLSYGTAGFRADATLLRSTVYRAGILAALRSLKTQSVIGLMITASHNKVSDNGVKIADPNGGMLSQHWEPFADSLANASDPIQLVQLIDDFVRKELISMDNGYPAEILLGRDTRPSGESLLDAAKQGISSIIGAVLHDMGILTTPQLHWMVRARNMGMKSTENDYFQQVSNSYRCLVKLIPDASKARKLNDNLVVDGANGVGGDKLEVLKDLCGDLSIEVRNTSNGEGVLNEGVGADFVQKEKFLPSGFGQGDVGLRCASLDGDADRLVYFLVKPDVKMIDLVDGDKILSLFALFIKEQLNILKDNNDEKTSDPYHPRLGVVQTAYANGASTAYLKNLGLDVVFTATGVKYLHEKASEYDIGIYFEANGHGTILFSDSVLSWLEAKNSVLSSCSGSKVQNAVSRLLAVSKLINQAVGDALSGLLLVEAILLHTGWSIQNWSELYKDLPSRQLKVKVCDRTAVITANAETVVVQPAGIQEAINTETAAKYPHGRCFIRPSGTEDVIRVYAEAATQEEANSLANAVAKIADQFLGSGSS; encoded by the exons ATGAATGAACACCAGCGTTCCCTCCTCCTTGAATCTTCATCCCATTTTTTACCACCCAAAG GGGTAAAATTATCCTATGGAACAGCAGGATTTAGAGCAGATGCAACCCTACTGAGATCAACGGTGTACAGGGCAGGAATCTTGGCTGCCTTAAGATCCCTTAAAACCCAATCAGTAATTGGGTTGATGATTACAGCTTCCCACAACAAAGTTTCTGATAATGGTGTCAAAATTGCTGATCCAAATGGTGGAATGTTGTCTCAACATTGGGAACCCTTTGCTGATTCGCTTGCCAATGCTTCTGATCCAATTCAACTTGTTCAG CTTATTGATGATTTTGTGAGGAAGGAGCTTATCTCAATGGATAATGGCTATCCAGCAGAGATCTTGCTGGGAAGAGACACCCGACCCAGTGGAGAATCACTCCTTGATGCTGCGAAACAA GGTATCAGTTCAATAATTGGCGCAGTTCTCCATGATATGGGAATTTTGACTACCCCGCAACTACATTGGATGGTTCGTGCTAGGAACATGGGTATGAAATCAACTGAGAATGATTACTTTCAGCAAGTGTCAAATTCTTACAG GTGCTTAGTGAAATTGATCCCAGATGCGAGTAAAGCCCGCAAATTGAATGATAATTTGGTTGTTGATGGTGCTAATGGAGTAGGAGGTGACAAACTTGAAGTTTTGAAAGACTTATGTGGTGATCTTTCAATAGAAGTGAGAAATACTAGCAACGGAGAGGGTGTTCTGAATGAAGGAGTTGGCGCTGATTTTGTGCAGAAAGAGAAGTTCTTGCCTTCTGGGTTTGGCCAGGGTGATGTTGGGCTGAG GTGCGCAAGTCTAGATGGAGATGCCGATAGGCTTGTGTATTTTCTTGTGAAACCAGACGTCAAGATGATCGATCTCGTGGATGGAGACAAGATACTGTCTCTGTTCGCTCTTTTTATCAAAGAACAGTTAAATATACTTAAAGACAATAATGACGAAAAAACATCTGATCCTTATCATCCACGTCTTGGCGTAGTGCAAACTGCGTATGCTAATGGGGCTTCAACGGCTTACCTAAAGAATCTTGGATTAGATGTTGTCTTCACTGCTACCGGAGTGAAATATTTACACGAAAAGGCTTCTGAATATGATATCGGTATATACTTTGAGGCCAATGGTCATGGCACCATATTGTTTTCCGACAGTGTTCTGTCTTGGTTGGAGGCTAAAAATAGCGTGCTTTCCTCTTGTTCTG GCTCGAAAGTTCAAAATGCTGTGTCAAGATTATTAGCTGTGAGTAAGTTGATCAATCAGGCGGTTGGCGATGCATTGAGTGGATTGCTCTTGGTGGAAGCCATTTTACTGCATACGGGCTGGTCAATTCAGAATTGGAGTGAACTCTACAAAGATCTTCCTAGCAGACAACTCAAG GTCAAGGTTTGTGACAGAACTGCTGTTATAACTGCAAATGCCGAGACGGTAGTTGTGCAGCCTGCTGGCATCCAAGAAGCTATTAACACTGAAACTG CAGCAAAGTATCCTCATGGCCGATGTTTTATTCGGCCATCAGGTACTGAGGATGTGATTCGGGTTTATGCTGAAGCTGCCACTCAAGAAGAGGCAAATAGTCTAGCTAATGCGGTAGCAAAGATTGCAGACCAGTTTCTTGGATCTGGAAGCTCTTAA
- the LOC130801454 gene encoding phosphoacetylglucosamine mutase isoform X2 produces the protein MNEHQRSLLLESSSHFLPPKGVKLSYGTAGFRADATLLRSTVYRAGILAALRSLKTQSVIGLMITASHNKVSDNGVKIADPNGGMLSQHWEPFADSLANASDPIQLVQLIDDFVRKELISMDNGYPAEILLGRDTRPSGESLLDAAKQGISSIIGAVLHDMGILTTPQLHWMVRARNMGMKSTENDYFQQVSNSYRCLVKLIPDASKARKLNDNLVVDGANGVGGDKLEVLKDLCGDLSIEVRNTSNGEGVLNEGVGADFVQKEKFLPSGFGQGDVGLRCASLDGDADRLVYFLVKPDVKMIDLVDGDKILSLFALFIKEQLNILKDNNDEKTSDPYHPRLGVVQTAYANGASTAYLKNLGLDVVFTATGVKYLHEKASEYDIGIYFEANGHGTILFSDSVLSWLEAKNSVLSSCSGSKVQNAVSRLLAVSKLINQAVGDALSGLLLVEAILLHTGWSIQNWSELYKDLPSRQLKVKVCDRTAVITANAETVVVQPAGIQEAINTETAKYPHGRCFIRPSGTEDVIRVYAEAATQEEANSLANAVAKIADQFLGSGSS, from the exons ATGAATGAACACCAGCGTTCCCTCCTCCTTGAATCTTCATCCCATTTTTTACCACCCAAAG GGGTAAAATTATCCTATGGAACAGCAGGATTTAGAGCAGATGCAACCCTACTGAGATCAACGGTGTACAGGGCAGGAATCTTGGCTGCCTTAAGATCCCTTAAAACCCAATCAGTAATTGGGTTGATGATTACAGCTTCCCACAACAAAGTTTCTGATAATGGTGTCAAAATTGCTGATCCAAATGGTGGAATGTTGTCTCAACATTGGGAACCCTTTGCTGATTCGCTTGCCAATGCTTCTGATCCAATTCAACTTGTTCAG CTTATTGATGATTTTGTGAGGAAGGAGCTTATCTCAATGGATAATGGCTATCCAGCAGAGATCTTGCTGGGAAGAGACACCCGACCCAGTGGAGAATCACTCCTTGATGCTGCGAAACAA GGTATCAGTTCAATAATTGGCGCAGTTCTCCATGATATGGGAATTTTGACTACCCCGCAACTACATTGGATGGTTCGTGCTAGGAACATGGGTATGAAATCAACTGAGAATGATTACTTTCAGCAAGTGTCAAATTCTTACAG GTGCTTAGTGAAATTGATCCCAGATGCGAGTAAAGCCCGCAAATTGAATGATAATTTGGTTGTTGATGGTGCTAATGGAGTAGGAGGTGACAAACTTGAAGTTTTGAAAGACTTATGTGGTGATCTTTCAATAGAAGTGAGAAATACTAGCAACGGAGAGGGTGTTCTGAATGAAGGAGTTGGCGCTGATTTTGTGCAGAAAGAGAAGTTCTTGCCTTCTGGGTTTGGCCAGGGTGATGTTGGGCTGAG GTGCGCAAGTCTAGATGGAGATGCCGATAGGCTTGTGTATTTTCTTGTGAAACCAGACGTCAAGATGATCGATCTCGTGGATGGAGACAAGATACTGTCTCTGTTCGCTCTTTTTATCAAAGAACAGTTAAATATACTTAAAGACAATAATGACGAAAAAACATCTGATCCTTATCATCCACGTCTTGGCGTAGTGCAAACTGCGTATGCTAATGGGGCTTCAACGGCTTACCTAAAGAATCTTGGATTAGATGTTGTCTTCACTGCTACCGGAGTGAAATATTTACACGAAAAGGCTTCTGAATATGATATCGGTATATACTTTGAGGCCAATGGTCATGGCACCATATTGTTTTCCGACAGTGTTCTGTCTTGGTTGGAGGCTAAAAATAGCGTGCTTTCCTCTTGTTCTG GCTCGAAAGTTCAAAATGCTGTGTCAAGATTATTAGCTGTGAGTAAGTTGATCAATCAGGCGGTTGGCGATGCATTGAGTGGATTGCTCTTGGTGGAAGCCATTTTACTGCATACGGGCTGGTCAATTCAGAATTGGAGTGAACTCTACAAAGATCTTCCTAGCAGACAACTCAAG GTCAAGGTTTGTGACAGAACTGCTGTTATAACTGCAAATGCCGAGACGGTAGTTGTGCAGCCTGCTGGCATCCAAGAAGCTATTAACACTGAAACTG CAAAGTATCCTCATGGCCGATGTTTTATTCGGCCATCAGGTACTGAGGATGTGATTCGGGTTTATGCTGAAGCTGCCACTCAAGAAGAGGCAAATAGTCTAGCTAATGCGGTAGCAAAGATTGCAGACCAGTTTCTTGGATCTGGAAGCTCTTAA
- the LOC130801513 gene encoding uncharacterized protein LOC130801513 isoform X1 yields MTVDTVVNIEGEERFGLDMKNSCEDLPPASVEGAECNGGDGKDDYVFVNDSDVALDDQEVIEGNNVEMDDLESNVADCQGKGGDQLDVCNGILDNVVELNVSESKIENGLISEQSEDVQLVKVNGEIKSEDEGEIEDGKGVDETGDRDIVEESCVESVVNEAKDGELGVMKRDNGNASLDGVSHPSLVEDDKTRVVLGVDNSDTVQNDTSVEEPEPHVLKNTDLIPELNKCLETQAVLKLFEGADNENDIELIDSELDLQVLKNTVQSDETTTELMPEAKGTHEISMVDILSDDLEKPVIDCDLDGVDGEGEAELRFQMERTLESSAASVVDEVSEERGLVNVIDMKASPEDANLGKAETVEEATNQSMLRSSINATSDEESKDPDASHFEVGVSGNEVNVAESSHDSGSCLRSEDDYITGPVVNEMDLSDPCESDITREHGVVVDSPYAGDNCISYSAVEFNCQPNMESNDSACPGNGTETGVKPVNDEVDVVSMTSCDSVDTIKSKIIFGSFECIASFANTDFINIHADVLNRSDESNTTQSDLSDDIPKSIVHTANGFSFLKTEDDGVHSTEFNHGTYDGVVNSEQINTGEILVTHQEGSWVDSVDGLDVNPDLLKRPFYYLIRLPRFDDVELTEQKKKSDMEVQKKTLERDAVLKVYHEKKAAFLEVKSNYNASRSKERAANSLMTAKKQEIDAAQSLINLARNAVTVEDIDGQILYVERRIQHETLSLAEERNLVREIKRLNQQRDQLAANTRRQQELHQALDQRVETEERLKVLRKEYDALRENHAKAYESFTTVKRIYDGESASLNSLKVELTCHDDIRQKAWSQLQDLKKKAYEKNEMFYRYKDGARIASDYAKAGKMEDLEQHCVNQVEKFMDLWNKNDEFRTKYVKCNRRSTLRRFRTLDGRSLGPDEEPPSLEDFSNNKDNASAKIGLNTTVSLKRDFPLVAKKVDEKSVMNVAEQKIKPVRAKNRVEPTSKNKLAEPSGRIEPEKEDHKLTKEEEELVRKAEEKKREEEAAQLREKRRLEEKAKAQEALERKEKLAKKAKARAEFKAKKEAEEKKKETEKRAKKNGKKGLAASTSSETEPAQSEDSALPVTSREPEVTEKPPVDVAKKSRNRASYTKQVKTTKSVAARPVPLRQRSKRRIPQWTWWLALALLSVVLIFPLGNIDILLGLKTYLSGNQ; encoded by the exons ATGACGGTTGATACTGTAGTTAATATTGAAGGAGAGGAGAGGTTTGGTTTGGATATGAAGAATTCGTGTGAAGATCTTCCTCCGGCCAGTGTCGAGGGCGCTGAGTGTAATGGTGGTGATGGAAAGGATGATTATGTTTTTGTTAATGATAGTGATGTTGCGTTGGATGATCAGGAAGTTATTGAGGGGAATAATGTGGAGATGGATGATTTGGAATCGAATGTTGCTGATTGCCAGGGAAAAGGCGGTGATCAGTTGGATGTTTGTAATGGTATATTAGATAATGTGGTTGAGTTAAATGTCAGTGAAtctaaaattgaaaatggtcTTATTTCAGAACAGAGTGAGGATGTTCAGTTGGTAAAGGTCAATGGAGAGATAAAATCGGAGGATGAAGGTGAAATTGAAGATGGAAAGGGGGTAGATGAAACTGGTGATAGAGATATTGTTGAAGAAAGTTGTGTAGAGTCTGTTGTAAATGAGGCTAAGGATGGAGAATTGGGTGTTATGAAAAGAGATAATGGTAATGCATCTCTTGATGGTGTTTCTCATCCCTCTTTGGTTGAGGATGATAAAACGAGAGTTGTGCTTGGTGTAGATAACTCTGATACGGTGCAGAACGACACTTCAGTTGAAGAGCCAGAGCCACATGTACTGAAAAATACAGACTTGATCCCAGAATTAAATAAATGTCTGGAGACACAAGCTGTCCTTAAGCTGTTCGAAGGAGCAGATAATGAGAATGATATAGAGTTGATTGACTCAGAGTTGGATCTTCAAGTACTAAAAAATACTGTTCAATCTGATGAAACCACTACTGAATTGATGCCTGAAGCTAAAGGAACCCATGAAATTTCAATGGTGGATATACTGTCTGATGATTTGGAAAAACCTGTAATTGATTGTGACCTGGATGGGGTTGACGGAGAAGGAGAAGCAGAGTTGAGATTTCAAATGGAAAGAACCCTAGAATCTTCAGCAGCTTCAGTTGTAGATGAGGTTTCCGAAGAGAGGGGATTAGTTAATGTAATTGACATGAAAGCCTCTCCAGAAGATGCTAACTTAGGAAAAGCTGAAACTGTAGAAGAAGCAACCAACCAGTCCATGCTAAGATCTTCTATTAACGCAACTTCAGATGAAGAAAGCAAAGATCCAGATGCTAGCCATTTTGAAGTTGGTGTTTCAGGGAATGAAGTTAATGTTGCTGAGTCTTCACATGATTCCGGAAGTTGCTTGAGATCTGAAGATGATTATATAACTGGACCTGTTGTCAATGAGATGGATTTATCTGATCCTTGTGAGTCAGACATAACAAGAGAACACGGAGTAGTTGTTGATAGTCCTTATGCCGGTGATAACTGCATTAGTTACTCCGCTGTTGAATTCAATTGCCAGCCAAACATGGAAAGTAACGATTCTGCTTGTCCTGGCAATGGTACCGAAACCGGAGTTAAACCTGTGAATGATGAGGTTGACGTGGTTAGCATGACAAGCTGTGATTCTGTGGACACTATAAAATCCAAGATCATCTTTGGTTCCTTTGAGTGTATAGCATCTTTCGCAAATACGGATTTTATCAATATCCATGCTGACGTGTTGAATAGATCAGATGAATCCAATACCACCCAGTCAGATTTATCTGATGATATTCCCAAGTCCATTGTTCATACTGCTAATGGTTTCTCCTTTCTAAAGACTGAGGATGATGGGGTTCATTCGACAGAGTTTAACCATGGAACATATGATGGAGTTGTGAATTCGGAGCAGATTAATACGGGTGAGATTTTGGTAACTCACCAGGAGGGATCTTGGGTTGATTCTGTTGATGGATTGGATGTCAATCCTGACTTGTTGAAAAGACCATTTTACTACTTGATCAGGCTCCCAAGATTTGATGATGTGGAGCTCACTgagcagaaaaaaaaaagtgacaTGGAAGTACAGAAAAAGACACTAGAACGAGATGCTGTTCTGAAAGTCTATCACGAGAAAAAG GCTGCCTTTCTGGAGGTTAAATCTAATTATAACGCCTCCCGGTCTAAAGAGAGAGCTGCAAATAGCTTAATGACCGCCAAAAAGCAGGAAATTGACGCAGCCCAATCTTTGATAAACCTTGCCAGGAATGCAGTTACCGTTGAAGATATTGATGGCCAG ATACTTTACGTGGAGCGAAGGATACAACATGAAACTCTGTCTTTGGCAGAAGAGAGAAATTTGGTACGTGAAATAAAGCGCTTGAACCAACAGCGTGATCAACTTGCTGCAAATACTCGAAGGCAACAAGAACTCCATCAAGCATTGGACCAGAGAGTTGAAACAGAGGAACGATTGAAG GTGTTAAGgaaagaatatgatgctttaaGAGAAAACCATGCCAAAGCATATGAAAGTTTTACAACTGTTAAGAGGATCTATGATGGAGAAAGTGCCTCGTTAAACAGTTTAAAAGTTGAACTAACTTGTCATGATGACATTCGACAAAAGGCATGGTCTCAGCTTCAGGACCTAAAGAAAAAGGCATATGAAAAG AACGAGATGTTCTACCGTTATAAGGATGGTGCCAGAATAGCCTCTGATTATGCTAAGGCCGGTAAAATGGAAGATCTGGAACAGCACTGTGTAAACCAG GTGGAGAAATTCATGGACCTATGGAATAAAAATGATGAGTTTCGGACAAAATACGTCAAATGCAATAGGAGAAGTACCTTGAGGAGATTTAGAACACTGGACGGTCGATCTCTTGGCCCTGATGAAGAGCCACCGTCGTTGGAAGATTTCtctaataataaagataatgcCTCGGCCAAGATCGGTTTGAATACGACTGTTTCCTTGAAAAGGGATTTTCCTTTAGTGGCAAAAAAGGTGGACGAGAAATCTGTAATGAATGTTGCAGAGCAGAAGATAAAGCCTGTCCGTGCCAAAAACAGGGTTGAACCTACATCCAAGAACAAATTAGCAGAACCTTCTGGCAGAATTGAGCCAGAAAAGGAAGATCATAAGTTgacaaaagaggaagaagagttGGTTAGGAAAGCCGAGgaaaaaaagagagaagaggagGCTGCCCAATTGAGAGAAAAGCGTAGATTAGAGGAGAAAGCTAAAGCTCAGGAAGCACTGGAGAGGAAGGAAAAATTGGCAAAGAAAGCCAAAGCGAGGGCCGAATTTAAAGCCAAAAAGGAAgctgaagaaaagaaaaag GAGACAGAAAAGAGGGCAAAGAAGAACGGAAAGAAGGGTCTTGCAGCATCCACATCATCTGAAACTGAGCCTGCTCAATCAGAAGATTCCGCTTTACCTGTAACAAGCAGGGAGCCAGAAGTTACCGAAAAGCCTCCTGTGGATGTGGCAAAGAAATCTCGCAACCGTGCATCATATACAAAGCAGGTAAAAACGACTAAATCGGTTGCTGCTCGGCCTGTTCCTCTCCGCCAACGGAGTAAGAGAAGGATACCACAATGGACATGGTGGTTAGCCTTGGCATTATTATCAGTTGTTCTTATATTCCCTTTGGGGAACATAGATATATTGTTGGGCTTGAAGACCTATTTATCCGGTAACCAGTAA
- the LOC130801513 gene encoding uncharacterized protein LOC130801513 isoform X2: MKNSCEDLPPASVEGAECNGGDGKDDYVFVNDSDVALDDQEVIEGNNVEMDDLESNVADCQGKGGDQLDVCNGILDNVVELNVSESKIENGLISEQSEDVQLVKVNGEIKSEDEGEIEDGKGVDETGDRDIVEESCVESVVNEAKDGELGVMKRDNGNASLDGVSHPSLVEDDKTRVVLGVDNSDTVQNDTSVEEPEPHVLKNTDLIPELNKCLETQAVLKLFEGADNENDIELIDSELDLQVLKNTVQSDETTTELMPEAKGTHEISMVDILSDDLEKPVIDCDLDGVDGEGEAELRFQMERTLESSAASVVDEVSEERGLVNVIDMKASPEDANLGKAETVEEATNQSMLRSSINATSDEESKDPDASHFEVGVSGNEVNVAESSHDSGSCLRSEDDYITGPVVNEMDLSDPCESDITREHGVVVDSPYAGDNCISYSAVEFNCQPNMESNDSACPGNGTETGVKPVNDEVDVVSMTSCDSVDTIKSKIIFGSFECIASFANTDFINIHADVLNRSDESNTTQSDLSDDIPKSIVHTANGFSFLKTEDDGVHSTEFNHGTYDGVVNSEQINTGEILVTHQEGSWVDSVDGLDVNPDLLKRPFYYLIRLPRFDDVELTEQKKKSDMEVQKKTLERDAVLKVYHEKKAAFLEVKSNYNASRSKERAANSLMTAKKQEIDAAQSLINLARNAVTVEDIDGQILYVERRIQHETLSLAEERNLVREIKRLNQQRDQLAANTRRQQELHQALDQRVETEERLKVLRKEYDALRENHAKAYESFTTVKRIYDGESASLNSLKVELTCHDDIRQKAWSQLQDLKKKAYEKNEMFYRYKDGARIASDYAKAGKMEDLEQHCVNQVEKFMDLWNKNDEFRTKYVKCNRRSTLRRFRTLDGRSLGPDEEPPSLEDFSNNKDNASAKIGLNTTVSLKRDFPLVAKKVDEKSVMNVAEQKIKPVRAKNRVEPTSKNKLAEPSGRIEPEKEDHKLTKEEEELVRKAEEKKREEEAAQLREKRRLEEKAKAQEALERKEKLAKKAKARAEFKAKKEAEEKKKETEKRAKKNGKKGLAASTSSETEPAQSEDSALPVTSREPEVTEKPPVDVAKKSRNRASYTKQVKTTKSVAARPVPLRQRSKRRIPQWTWWLALALLSVVLIFPLGNIDILLGLKTYLSGNQ; the protein is encoded by the exons ATGAAGAATTCGTGTGAAGATCTTCCTCCGGCCAGTGTCGAGGGCGCTGAGTGTAATGGTGGTGATGGAAAGGATGATTATGTTTTTGTTAATGATAGTGATGTTGCGTTGGATGATCAGGAAGTTATTGAGGGGAATAATGTGGAGATGGATGATTTGGAATCGAATGTTGCTGATTGCCAGGGAAAAGGCGGTGATCAGTTGGATGTTTGTAATGGTATATTAGATAATGTGGTTGAGTTAAATGTCAGTGAAtctaaaattgaaaatggtcTTATTTCAGAACAGAGTGAGGATGTTCAGTTGGTAAAGGTCAATGGAGAGATAAAATCGGAGGATGAAGGTGAAATTGAAGATGGAAAGGGGGTAGATGAAACTGGTGATAGAGATATTGTTGAAGAAAGTTGTGTAGAGTCTGTTGTAAATGAGGCTAAGGATGGAGAATTGGGTGTTATGAAAAGAGATAATGGTAATGCATCTCTTGATGGTGTTTCTCATCCCTCTTTGGTTGAGGATGATAAAACGAGAGTTGTGCTTGGTGTAGATAACTCTGATACGGTGCAGAACGACACTTCAGTTGAAGAGCCAGAGCCACATGTACTGAAAAATACAGACTTGATCCCAGAATTAAATAAATGTCTGGAGACACAAGCTGTCCTTAAGCTGTTCGAAGGAGCAGATAATGAGAATGATATAGAGTTGATTGACTCAGAGTTGGATCTTCAAGTACTAAAAAATACTGTTCAATCTGATGAAACCACTACTGAATTGATGCCTGAAGCTAAAGGAACCCATGAAATTTCAATGGTGGATATACTGTCTGATGATTTGGAAAAACCTGTAATTGATTGTGACCTGGATGGGGTTGACGGAGAAGGAGAAGCAGAGTTGAGATTTCAAATGGAAAGAACCCTAGAATCTTCAGCAGCTTCAGTTGTAGATGAGGTTTCCGAAGAGAGGGGATTAGTTAATGTAATTGACATGAAAGCCTCTCCAGAAGATGCTAACTTAGGAAAAGCTGAAACTGTAGAAGAAGCAACCAACCAGTCCATGCTAAGATCTTCTATTAACGCAACTTCAGATGAAGAAAGCAAAGATCCAGATGCTAGCCATTTTGAAGTTGGTGTTTCAGGGAATGAAGTTAATGTTGCTGAGTCTTCACATGATTCCGGAAGTTGCTTGAGATCTGAAGATGATTATATAACTGGACCTGTTGTCAATGAGATGGATTTATCTGATCCTTGTGAGTCAGACATAACAAGAGAACACGGAGTAGTTGTTGATAGTCCTTATGCCGGTGATAACTGCATTAGTTACTCCGCTGTTGAATTCAATTGCCAGCCAAACATGGAAAGTAACGATTCTGCTTGTCCTGGCAATGGTACCGAAACCGGAGTTAAACCTGTGAATGATGAGGTTGACGTGGTTAGCATGACAAGCTGTGATTCTGTGGACACTATAAAATCCAAGATCATCTTTGGTTCCTTTGAGTGTATAGCATCTTTCGCAAATACGGATTTTATCAATATCCATGCTGACGTGTTGAATAGATCAGATGAATCCAATACCACCCAGTCAGATTTATCTGATGATATTCCCAAGTCCATTGTTCATACTGCTAATGGTTTCTCCTTTCTAAAGACTGAGGATGATGGGGTTCATTCGACAGAGTTTAACCATGGAACATATGATGGAGTTGTGAATTCGGAGCAGATTAATACGGGTGAGATTTTGGTAACTCACCAGGAGGGATCTTGGGTTGATTCTGTTGATGGATTGGATGTCAATCCTGACTTGTTGAAAAGACCATTTTACTACTTGATCAGGCTCCCAAGATTTGATGATGTGGAGCTCACTgagcagaaaaaaaaaagtgacaTGGAAGTACAGAAAAAGACACTAGAACGAGATGCTGTTCTGAAAGTCTATCACGAGAAAAAG GCTGCCTTTCTGGAGGTTAAATCTAATTATAACGCCTCCCGGTCTAAAGAGAGAGCTGCAAATAGCTTAATGACCGCCAAAAAGCAGGAAATTGACGCAGCCCAATCTTTGATAAACCTTGCCAGGAATGCAGTTACCGTTGAAGATATTGATGGCCAG ATACTTTACGTGGAGCGAAGGATACAACATGAAACTCTGTCTTTGGCAGAAGAGAGAAATTTGGTACGTGAAATAAAGCGCTTGAACCAACAGCGTGATCAACTTGCTGCAAATACTCGAAGGCAACAAGAACTCCATCAAGCATTGGACCAGAGAGTTGAAACAGAGGAACGATTGAAG GTGTTAAGgaaagaatatgatgctttaaGAGAAAACCATGCCAAAGCATATGAAAGTTTTACAACTGTTAAGAGGATCTATGATGGAGAAAGTGCCTCGTTAAACAGTTTAAAAGTTGAACTAACTTGTCATGATGACATTCGACAAAAGGCATGGTCTCAGCTTCAGGACCTAAAGAAAAAGGCATATGAAAAG AACGAGATGTTCTACCGTTATAAGGATGGTGCCAGAATAGCCTCTGATTATGCTAAGGCCGGTAAAATGGAAGATCTGGAACAGCACTGTGTAAACCAG GTGGAGAAATTCATGGACCTATGGAATAAAAATGATGAGTTTCGGACAAAATACGTCAAATGCAATAGGAGAAGTACCTTGAGGAGATTTAGAACACTGGACGGTCGATCTCTTGGCCCTGATGAAGAGCCACCGTCGTTGGAAGATTTCtctaataataaagataatgcCTCGGCCAAGATCGGTTTGAATACGACTGTTTCCTTGAAAAGGGATTTTCCTTTAGTGGCAAAAAAGGTGGACGAGAAATCTGTAATGAATGTTGCAGAGCAGAAGATAAAGCCTGTCCGTGCCAAAAACAGGGTTGAACCTACATCCAAGAACAAATTAGCAGAACCTTCTGGCAGAATTGAGCCAGAAAAGGAAGATCATAAGTTgacaaaagaggaagaagagttGGTTAGGAAAGCCGAGgaaaaaaagagagaagaggagGCTGCCCAATTGAGAGAAAAGCGTAGATTAGAGGAGAAAGCTAAAGCTCAGGAAGCACTGGAGAGGAAGGAAAAATTGGCAAAGAAAGCCAAAGCGAGGGCCGAATTTAAAGCCAAAAAGGAAgctgaagaaaagaaaaag GAGACAGAAAAGAGGGCAAAGAAGAACGGAAAGAAGGGTCTTGCAGCATCCACATCATCTGAAACTGAGCCTGCTCAATCAGAAGATTCCGCTTTACCTGTAACAAGCAGGGAGCCAGAAGTTACCGAAAAGCCTCCTGTGGATGTGGCAAAGAAATCTCGCAACCGTGCATCATATACAAAGCAGGTAAAAACGACTAAATCGGTTGCTGCTCGGCCTGTTCCTCTCCGCCAACGGAGTAAGAGAAGGATACCACAATGGACATGGTGGTTAGCCTTGGCATTATTATCAGTTGTTCTTATATTCCCTTTGGGGAACATAGATATATTGTTGGGCTTGAAGACCTATTTATCCGGTAACCAGTAA